Proteins from one Panicum virgatum strain AP13 chromosome 7K, P.virgatum_v5, whole genome shotgun sequence genomic window:
- the LOC120641264 gene encoding glycosyl hydrolase 5 family protein-like, which yields MAASTSPTPLLLAVLFILLLPALLAAATLPPLPLSTASRWVVGADGRRVKLACANWASHLEPAAAEGLARRGVGDIAARVAGMGFNCVRLTWPTHLATNGTLASLPFRWSLERLDMRESVAGVRVNNPALLDLPLIDVFREVISALASKGIMVILDNQMTTPGWCCSRTDGNGFFGDKYFDPNEWLKGLSAMATMFNDTKNVVGMSLRNELRGPNQNVSLWYRYMALGAEAVHAANPNVLVILSGLDFDNTLSFLHSKKAELQFTGKLVYEQHWYGFSDGGNWEIRNQNDACGMVVDSIWAKGLFLLEQGWPLFFSEFGFDMSGTHIGDNRYLTCFLSVAAEMDLDWAIWALQGSYYIREGILAYDESYGLLSWDWCTARNPSFIKRINSLQTPFQGPGLPNSREPYNVIFHPQTGLCVLAKASKSVKLGPCDESNAWNYTSAYELVVKSTGQCLQATSVGENAKLGTDCSKPSSKWQLISNSRMHVSAELTKNGTRVCLDAGLDGAIITNQCKCLSLDPTCNPESQWFKIILSSRDTPGGSSILQLPSVGPWPPTSLSS from the exons ATGGCGGCCTCCACCTCCCCAACTCCACTGCTCCTCGCCGTCCTCTTCATCCTCCTCCTTCCCGCGCTCCTCGCGGCAGCAACgctcccgccgctgccgctgtcgACGGCTTCGCGGTGGGTGGTGGGCGCGGACGGGCGGCGCGTGAAGCTGGCGTGCGCGAACTGGGCGTCGCACCTGGAGCCCGCGGCCGCGGAGGGcctggcgcggcgcggcgtcgggGACATCGCGGCGCGCGTGGCGGGGATGGGGTTCAACTGCGTCAGGCTCACCTGGCCGACCCATCTCGCCACCAATGGCACCCTCGCGTCGCTGCCGTTTCGGTGGTCGCTGGAGCGGCTCGACATGCGGGAGtccgtcgccggcgtgcgggtCAACAACCCCGCCCTCCTCGACCTGCCCCTCATCGATGTGTTCCGG GAAGTGATCTCAGCTTTGGCCAGCAAAGGTATTATGGTGATACTTGATAACCAAATGACCACTCCCGGATGGTGCTGCAGCAGAACTGATGGCAATGGCTTCTTTGGAGACAAGTACTTCGACCCTAACGAATGGTTGAAAGGCCTCAGTGCAATGGCAACTATGTTTAACGACACAAAAAATGTTGTGGGCATGAGCTTGCGGAATGAGCTTCGAGGCCCCAATCAAAATGTTAGTTTGTGGTACAG GTACATGGCACTAGGTGCTGAAGCTGTGCATGCAGCAAACCCTAACGTCCTGGTTATTTTATCAGGCCTGGATTTCGACAATACTCTCAGCTTCTTGCACTCCAAAAAAGCTGAGTTACAATTTACTGGAAAGTTGGTTTATGAGCAGCATTGGTATGGATTCTCAGATGGTGGCAATTGGGAAATTCGAAATCAAAACGATGCTTGTGGAATGGTTGTTGATTCCATTTGGGCTAAAGGATTGTTTCTACTTGAACAAGGCTGGCCATTATTTTTCTCTGAGTTTGGGTTTGATATGTCTGGCACACATATTGGTGACAATCGCTATCTTACCTGCTTTTTAAGTGTGGCAGCTGAAATGGATCTGGACTGGGCAATTTGGGCTCTGCAAGGGAGTTACTATATCAGAGAAGGTATTTTGGCTTATGATGAATCATATGGATTGCTATCATGGGACTGGTGTACAGCTAGAAATCCCAGTTTCATTAAAAGGATCAATTCCCTGCAAACTCCATTTCAAG GTCCTGGTCTCCCAAACAGTAGAGAACCATACAACGTAATATTCCACCCCCAAACTGGGCTGTGCGTCTTGGCAAAGGCTTCAAAGTCAGTCAAGCTTGGTCCATGTGACGAATCAAATGCCTGGAATTATACCTCAGCATACGAGCTAGTAGTGAAAAGCACAGGACAGTGCCTCCAAGCGACATCTGTGGGCGAGAACGCAAAGCTTGGCACTGATTGCAGCAAACCCAGTTCAAAGTGGCAGCTGATATCAAACTCAAGGATGCACGTCTCAGCTGAGCTCACCAAAAATGGAACCAGGGTGTGCTTGGATGCTGGCCTTGACGGTGCCATCATCACAAATCAGTGCAAGTGCCTAAGCTTGGATCCGACATGTAACCCTGAGAGCCAGTGGTTCAAAATAATCTTAAGCAGCCGGGATACACCTGGCGGCTCCTCCATATTGCAGTTGCCGTCAGTTGGACCTTGGCCTCCAACCTCACTTAGTTCTTGA